The Cicer arietinum cultivar CDC Frontier isolate Library 1 chromosome 1, Cicar.CDCFrontier_v2.0, whole genome shotgun sequence genome contains the following window.
AAGAGGACAAAATTATCTCTTATGATGATGACTTTATAAGTAATGATACAAGCAAAGACAATCAAGATGATTAACAAAATCAAGAGAATGAAGTCAGCAATCAGCAGCAAGATCAAAATGATAATCTTCCTAaggaatggagaacccatagagaTCACCCCATTGAAAATATTATAGGTGATATCAACTAAGGAGTGGCAACAAGACTCAAACTCCAAGATGTTTGCTTAAATATGGCTTTAGTTTCTCAAATAGAACCCTCCAAGATTGGTGATGCACTTAAAGATGAttaatggatacttgccatgcaagaagaactaaaCCAATTTGAAAGAAGCAAAGTATGGGAACTTGTCCCTAATCCTGGAAacaaacacatcattggtatcaaatgggtgtttaaaaataaactagacgAAATTGGTATTCGAAACAAGGCAaggttggttgctcaaggatatAATCAAGAAGAAAtgattgactttgatgaaacatttgctccagtagcaaggttagaagcaattCAATTATTACTTGTTTATGCTTGTTCTATGAATTTTgaattgtttcaaatggatTTCAAGAGTGCTTTTCTCAATGACTACATTAATGAAGAAGTTGAAGTAGCAAGTTCAGTTAtaagaaagggggtttgaattataattgcccctttttagaatttctgttttaaaaattgaaagtttaactcaagattgatcttggttgtaacgaagatcgatcttggtactattgaagatcaatcttggtactgttgaagatcaatcttggtttgttacaaaaattgtaaaatcaatttttatcaaaatgaaatctgattgtaaagcataagataaatagagatagagatatcacacaaggatatatcctggttcacccaatccgggttacgtccagtcctcacaaccgtgagatttttcactaagtgttcaaaccaagatcattcttggttTTCgtggatcaatcttgatctttacacggtttctacctttctacctagaaaggatttttcacAGATTTACCTTATAATTTCAGAAAGGATTTAgcaagttacctttcaaattATGAAAGGGATTTTTACAAATCACTCAAGattatgttaacaaaataaccttgagttacaaagtggtgGATTTAAGAATGTTTAGAATTTGGgtatttactcaactcttgtttgagaaatagattatgtaaatagaactcagttgtgattgattctaacacaacacaaagattaaaaacaacaaGCTTTGGTGGATTTAAGAATGTTTAGAATTTGGgtatttactcaactcttgtttgagaaatagattatgtaaatagaactcagttgtgattgattctaacacaacacaaagattaaaaagagcAAGCTTTAAGAATGATATTGAGAAGCTTGAGTATGATTGATCTTTGCTTGGTACTTcgagttgtgttttgttcttcatcttgaagctgcatttatagacttcaagaaggcTTGGGACAGCTCATATGGCCGTTGAAATAGGGCCAACTGTCATGAAAAAGCTGTTGGATAAAGCTGAATAGCtttaagatcaatcttcgttttccagaatcaatcttcgttttccaaaACTGCTTTTTTGAtatgatttgtgatgtttgatacctatcttgttttaacatactcaaaaacacatgttaaatatcaaaaaacttaaaatcataattagaattcttaattaactttttgtttgttttcatcaaaacattaaattgagattttgtctcaacaaaagTATATGTCAAATAGCCACCTGGCTTTGAAGACTTCAAGAATCCTtcacatgttttcaaattaaagaaaggTCTTTGCGGactgaaacaagctccaagagcttggtatgataggctAAGTAACTTCTTATGTGAACGGGGATTTGAAAAAGGTAAAGTTGATAAGACATTATTCATTAAAAGAACTAATGATCACACTTTATTGGTTCAAATCTACGATCATGATCTCATTAAtgatgcaaggagaatttgaaatatcAATGATGggaaagttaaattattttcttggaCTCCACATCAAGCAACTCAAGAATGGTATCTTCATAAATCATGCAAAATATGgcaaagaattgttaaaaaggtTTAAGATGGAAAACAGTAAAGAAAGTGCAACTCCTATGGGCTCCGTAACCTATATAGATAAAGATGAATCTGACGTTTCAATAGATATAACAAAATAACGAGGTATGATTGGGTCTCttttatatctaacggccaaccgaccagatattatgtttagtgtttgcttgtgtgcaagatttcaggcagatcctAAAGAATCGCATCTTGTAGCAGTGAAgagaattatgaaatatttgaaaggaacgaCCAATGTTGGCTTATGGTATCctatgttgattattatgacctcgaaataatcagaatatatcagtctttaacaaattaaagcaatatagaaaatcgaatacgtctagcatacaattaagatcgaacatacaatcatacgatgcaagatttattcagattcatacacacggcggaattataatgcggcatacaagattaacaattaaaagtaaaaggataagggatagaatgcaccaaggtttattctggttcagttgtcaacgagacaacctacatccagtcctgacaatccaactggatttcagctttttctccaatagaaagaattgtgacttgtttacagattgtccagtttcctcgaaacctatctatctaacacaatctctttcctattgcttaaccccttgatccttgcagtcactcggcagactcacacaaaatcaagtcaagctccttcttgatgaggcctctcacctaagaagatcgccaccagtttctagctggatttttcgcagtcgtttctttacaaagtatttatttcaaacaaaataaaagaagtacaaaaagtgtcttcaatcttgatcaatgtatctcacacgaatctggttgttcaatgattgtttatgagaacattttcttttctctcaagaatactttttcagctctcttaatgattatggataatctttttggctttgatctgaaaaagcaatatcagaatgttcttaagagttcttcagtgttctgaagtatattcaaaatGTTTTCCATGTGTttatgagagaatgattgaaaacagtttatatagtttctgaaaaacaactaatcaatcgatttaccaatcgattcattaaagttataaaacaggtctaatcaatttgccaatcgattatcgtgagtcttgtttttcttgaatcttgaaactacataaaccaatcaatttgccaatcgattcttttaaaaaaactctttttagtaaattatgttcagacttatatgaatagatttcataatcgatgtcaggtgttttgttccaataaaaaacacaccaatcgattacctaatcaatttactaagtctcataatcgatttacaaatatacataatcgatttggccacaagctgaaggttcactgtgatttcaaaatatttc
Protein-coding sequences here:
- the LOC140921106 gene encoding uncharacterized mitochondrial protein AtMg00820-like; translated protein: MQEELNQFERSKVWELVPNPGNKHIIGIKWVFKNKLDEIGIRNKARLVAQGYNQEEMIDFDETFAPVARLEAIQLLLVYACSMNFELFQMDFKSAFLNDYINEEVEVASSVIRKGTSRRLGTAHMAVEIGPTVMKKLLDKAE